Within the Gemmatimonadota bacterium genome, the region ACCCAGGAAGCGGAGGTCCCGCGAGCGACCAGAGTCTCCAACTACAGCCCGAAGCGCGCGCGCGATGTCGTTAACATCAGCCGGATCGAAGAGTTCTGCCGCGTCTCCAACAACTTCCGGAAGAGAACTCGTATGCGAGCATATAACCGGACACCCGCAATTCATTGCTTCCAGTGGTGGAATGCCAAACCCTTCGTAAAGCGAGGGGTACAAAAAAGCCTCGGCGTTCTGGTACAGCTCCGCCAACGCCCTGTCGTTGCCATGCCGGTGGATCAGCAGCGATTGTGGCATCCCACTTTCGGAAACAAGCTGTGCTTCGCTTGCGGACCAAGCCCCTCCGCCGAAGCATACGAGGGCCACGCCCTTCGACGGAAGTCCGCTCTTGAGAAACGCCAAGAGAGCCATTTTGAAGTTCTTGTACCCTTCTCGCTCGCCGACATAAAGAACGTATGGCATGGGTACCGACCGTGGATAAAGACTGGCGGTCCCAAAACTATCGTTGGCCGCGAGGGGAATAACGGAAACGCGCTCCGGGTCGACGTCGATGCAAGTTAGGAGATCCTGTCGCGTGGATTCTGAAATGCAAATCACGTGCGATGCTCTTTGCACCGCGGCGCGCTTACGCCGCGCCGTGGGATCATCAGGCCGAAAGAACTGCGGAAACAACTCGTGGATCATGTCAAACACCGTTATTACCGTCGACGAGCATGGTGTTCCTGACACGTCGGAGAAATACGTTTCGTGAACAATGTCCGGCCTCATACGGCGGAGATGGCGGTGGCTGACCCGCGCATTCACAGCAAATCGCAAGGCACCCGTACCGCGTATGTGTGGCACGTACGTGCCCACCAGGGGCACGTCTCGGCGCTCCGCCAGGAGCACATTCATGTGTAGCGGCGCGACTACTGATGTTGCGAACTCCGAGTTTGCCGCTACTCCCGCGGCCAGCTCCACGAAGTAGCGCGACACGCCACCAAAACGCTGACGTGAGAATATCTGGTGATCGTACACGAGCTGCGCCATTAATCGTTCGTACGCGGCCTGTCCGCTGGCTCAATTGACTTGACAATTGTTGCAGGGTTACCGGCAACGACCGTCCATGGTGGCACGTCCTTGGTAACGACTGATCGCGCGGCTATAACTGCTCCCTCCCCAACGGTCACGCCTTTCAATACCGTAGCTTCGAACCCGATCCAGACCTTATTGCACACCGTGATAGGGGAAGTGTCTACCGTTGTCCAGTCTTTGCCGGCAATCAACGGAAGCCCAGCACGATGAGCCTTTACTTGAGCCGCCATGTCCGCAATCCGATGGCGGAAATTCAGCGAGTGCCCGTTGTGATCGTATAGATAACACCCCCATGCGATCATCACGTCATCACCAATCGCAACTCTCGAGCGCGCAATGACTTGTGTTCCGCCGCCGATATAGCTCCGCGCTCCTACACGAATCTCGCCGGCGTCGGACTCGAAGGTAAATATTCCACCAACAATCGAGTCAGCGCCGACGTGAACGGATCCGCCCGCGGCCTGAAAATTGAAACGCGTCGATTTAAGTAATATCGAGGTGGATTCAATCGTAATCCTACGATCCGTGCGTGCGACCCTTCGTGGATCGTACAGCAGCCGCCGAAGCGCGTCCATGATCATATGCTGGATGACGGCATGACGTGTTTCGGCACCAATGAGCTCGTCAGCCTCCGAATGGCGCGAGCCGGCGCCGTGACAAGCCTGGCAGTGAGGCTGGAGCGCAATCGATAGCTATGGCCGTCTCTGACCATTACTGCACGATCAGCGCCGTCACGGACGACGTACCTGTATGGCACGCCAACTCGGGATTGCGCAAAGCCGAATCGGATAGCGGCCTGCTTAGCACCCGGTTGCACATCCACAGGTTTGC harbors:
- a CDS encoding glycosyltransferase family 1 protein, which encodes MAQLVYDHQIFSRQRFGGVSRYFVELAAGVAANSEFATSVVAPLHMNVLLAERRDVPLVGTYVPHIRGTGALRFAVNARVSHRHLRRMRPDIVHETYFSDVSGTPCSSTVITVFDMIHELFPQFFRPDDPTARRKRAAVQRASHVICISESTRQDLLTCIDVDPERVSVIPLAANDSFGTASLYPRSVPMPYVLYVGEREGYKNFKMALLAFLKSGLPSKGVALVCFGGGAWSASEAQLVSESGMPQSLLIHRHGNDRALAELYQNAEAFLYPSLYEGFGIPPLEAMNCGCPVICSHTSSLPEVVGDAAELFDPADVNDIARALRAVVGDSGRSRDLRFLGARRASEFSWMQCALRTTEIYRRML
- a CDS encoding acyltransferase, whose translation is MDALRRLLYDPRRVARTDRRITIESTSILLKSTRFNFQAAGGSVHVGADSIVGGIFTFESDAGEIRVGARSYIGGGTQVIARSRVAIGDDVMIAWGCYLYDHNGHSLNFRHRIADMAAQVKAHRAGLPLIAGKDWTTVDTSPITVCNKVWIGFEATVLKGVTVGEGAVIAARSVVTKDVPPWTVVAGNPATIVKSIEPADRPRTND